From the genome of Sphingopyxis sp. DBS4:
AGGTTTCGGACGTCAGTTATGTGGCGAGCCAGCCCTGGCCCTTCCCCTCGTCGCTGATGATCGGCTGCCGCGCGGTCGCGCGCGATCCCGCGCTGAGGCTCGATACGACCGAGATCGAAGCGGCGATGTGGGTCGACCGCGCCGAGGTGCTTGCGGCGCTCGCGGGCGACATGGGCGCGAGCTTCGTGGCCCCGCCGCCGCTGGCGATCGCAAGATATCTGCTGGAGGATTGGGCGGGATAGAGTGCTGCACCTTCATTTGACTCACCGTCCCGTTCGTGTCGAGCGAAGTCGAGACACCCATCGGCCTTGCGCTGCCCCGATGGGTGTCTCGACTTCGCTCGACACGAACGGAATGGGGGTGGTGCCGATTTAACGCGCGGCGCTCTAAAATTCTCCCCATCGCTGCGCGGCAGGGATGATCGCAGGGCCCTAGAATTTCTTCCCGGTAATCCGGCTGATTTCCTTCGCCACCATCGCCTCGACCATCGCGGGGAGATTGGCGTCGAGCCAGTCCTTGAGCATCGGGCGAAGTGCTTCCAGCACGACCTCTTCCATCGTGCGGCCCCCCGCGGGAGCGGATGCCGTGGGCGCGGCCGGCGAGACCGCGGCGTTCAGCGCCTCGAGCGACTGGCGTGCGGCGTGCGCGCTCGCGGCCGACACCAGTTCCTCTTCGGTCGGGATCGCGGGGGTCGGGATCGCCGCCGTCTCGTCGGCTTCGTCCGATTCTTCGTCGTGAAGGTCGAGCACGTCCTCGCCGCCGCGCTGGATGCGGGCGCCCGGTGCCTCGTCGCGGGCAATCACCCGCCGAATCGACGACAAGATATCTTCCATAGACGGCTCGCGCGACAGATCGCCCATATTTGCCCCCTTACCCCACGAATCCGGGCCCCACGCCATCGTGGGTTGCCCTTCAAGGGCGGTTAACCATCATCCTACCGGCGCGAAGCGGGTTTTGCCAAGCTTATTGTGGCTATTGGGGGAGCGCGGTGTCGATCGACGGCGGGACGCTTGCGTCGGCGGCGGGGACGGCCTTGGTGTCGGTCGCGACCTGCTGCGGCTTCGGATCGTCGGCCCAGTCCCAGATCTGGCCCTTGACGCGGCGGTAATTGGCCTCCGGGTCATAGAGCGCGCCGCCCTCGATCCCCAGATCGCGCGCTTCGGCCTTGCCCATCGCGGCGAGCACCGAGAAAGCGGCGACATAGGAATTGCGGCGCGCCGAGACGAGCTGGACCTGCGCGTTCAGATATTCCTGCTCGGCGTTCAATATGTCGAGGATCGAGCGGGTTCCGACGCTGTTCTCGGCGCGCACGCCCTCCAGCGACAGGCCGTTGGCGCCGACCGCCTGTTCGGTCGCCGCGATGATCCGCTCGTTCGCCTGCCACGCGGCATAGGCGCCGCGCGTCTGGGCGATCACGTCGCGTTCGACCGCGACATAATTTTCGATCGCCTGACTGCTGCGCGACTGTGCCTGGCGGACCTGCGCCGAACGGCGGCCGCCGGTGAAGATCGGCAGCGTGACCTGGACGCCCGCCGTGGCGCTCGACGTCTCCTGCAGGACGCCGACGCCTTCGACGCCGCTGTTCAGCGAGCCGAGATAATTATTGTAGCCACCGTTCAGGATCGCGGAAACCTTGGGCGCGCGGGTCGCCTTGGCGGTGCCGATATCGGCGTCGCTCGCCTTGAGCAGCTGGTTCGCCGAATCGATGTCGGGGTTGTTGTTCAGCGCGATCGCGACCGCATCCTCCGCGCTCGCCGGCAGGTTGGGCAGCGCCGGCGGCGGCTGCAGGTCGACGGGCGCATCGCCGACGAGCTTGATATAGGTTTCGCGGCTGCGGATCAGGTTCGATTCGGCGGTGCGCAGATCGCCTTCGGCGAGCGCGAGCCGCGCCTGCGACTGGGCGACGTCGGTGCGCGTCAGATCGCCGATCTCGAACCGATCGCTCGTCGCCTGCAAATTGGTCTTGAGGACCGCGACATTCTTTTGATTGAGCTGAACGATCGCGATGTCGCGGATGACGTCCATATAGGCGCCGACGACCTGCGAGAAAATGCTCGCTTCGGTTGCGCGGAGGTCGGCCTGCCCTGCCTCGACGCGATATTTGGCGGCTTTCACCGCATTGCGGACGGCGCCGCCCTGATACAGGGGAACCGTCAACTGTCCGCCGGCCGTCAGCGAACGCGCGGGGGAATTGAAACTGTTGCCCGGGACGATGACATTCTCGTCATAGCTCGCCTGCGCCCCGACGTCGGGGAGCCCGTAGCTTTTCTGGATCGGCACATTCTCGTCGTTCGCGCGCTGGCCCGCGCGCGCGCCGGTCAGCGTCGGGTTGTTCTCATAAGCCTTGGCGAGCGCGCCCTGCAGCGTTTCGGCCTGCGCCGGCGCGGCCAGGGCGAGCGCCCCTGCCAGTCCGGCAAGCCAGCGGCCGCGGCGGCCGGTCTCGATATCTGTCTTGTCGTGCATTATGATGTTCAGCCTGAAGCGGGGAGGAAAGGGGCCGTCGGAAGCCCTCAGAATCGGAAACCCTTGGGCGCCGCAAAGCCGGGAAGCGGCGCCACGTCCATGTCGGCGAACGAACGGAGCGCTACCGCGCCGCCGGTCTTCACGCCCTGCACGAGGCGCGTCACGCTGCCGTCGCGCTGCGCGGCGACGATCCGTCCGCCCTCGACGAGCTGCGCGGTAAGCGCGTCGGGCAAGATTTCGATCGCGCCGTCGATGATGATGCGGTCGAAGGGCGCGGCCTTCGGCGCGCCGGCGGCGAGCGAGCCCTCGGTCCAGTGGATGGTCGCGCCCGGCGTCGCGGCGCGTGCGGCGGCGAGCAGGTCGGCCGCTTCCTCGACGGCGTGGACCTCGGCGCCGAGCCGGGCGAGGAGCGCGGCGGTATAGCCCGTCGCGGCACCGATCAGCAGCACGCGCTGGCCGGCACGGATATCGGCGGCGACGAGCAGGCGGCCGGTGACGAGCGGCGGGTTGAGCGCGCGGCCCGCGCCGAGATCGATCGCACGGTCCATATAGGCGACGCCGGCGAGCGCCGCGGGCACATGCGCCTCGCGCGCCACAGCGCCCATCGCGCCGATCACCGCAGGGTCGATGACGTCGTTCGTCCTAAGCTGGCTGTCGATCATCGCGGCGCGCATGTCGGCCGCCCCCATCTCGCTCAATTTCGTCGCCATCATCCGATTCCGATTCTCTGGACCCAAAGCGTTGCGCGCAGCCCTAGCCCATGCCATGCTGTATTGCAATAGTAATACAGCCCTGCCGTCAACCTGCGCCGCGCAATAGCTGGCAACGGGGGAGCCGCCAAGCCCGCATCGTTGCGGATCGATGCCAATCGTCGGCGATCGCCCAATAATCGCATTGCCAGTGCGAAGCGAAATCGCTAGGGGCGCTCTCTCCACGCAAATCTGCGCCTGAGGCCCGATGGCGGAGTGGTGACGCAGCGGACTGCAAATCCGTATACGCCGGTTCGATTCCGGCTCGGGCCTCCAACCATGTTCGTCGAACCGAAAAATGGCCGGTTTCGCCGGTTAAACGGCGCAATTGTGCGCATCGTCCGTCACGCATCGATCATTCCACCGCAATTGCGATGAGTTCGCTTGACACGCTTTTCGCAAGCCCTTCAGAGACAGAGGCAATCTCTTCAGCGAAAGGCTTTT
Proteins encoded in this window:
- a CDS encoding DUF2497 domain-containing protein; translation: MGDLSREPSMEDILSSIRRVIARDEAPGARIQRGGEDVLDLHDEESDEADETAAIPTPAIPTEEELVSAASAHAARQSLEALNAAVSPAAPTASAPAGGRTMEEVVLEALRPMLKDWLDANLPAMVEAMVAKEISRITGKKF
- a CDS encoding TolC family outer membrane protein, whose protein sequence is MHDKTDIETGRRGRWLAGLAGALALAAPAQAETLQGALAKAYENNPTLTGARAGQRANDENVPIQKSYGLPDVGAQASYDENVIVPGNSFNSPARSLTAGGQLTVPLYQGGAVRNAVKAAKYRVEAGQADLRATEASIFSQVVGAYMDVIRDIAIVQLNQKNVAVLKTNLQATSDRFEIGDLTRTDVAQSQARLALAEGDLRTAESNLIRSRETYIKLVGDAPVDLQPPPALPNLPASAEDAVAIALNNNPDIDSANQLLKASDADIGTAKATRAPKVSAILNGGYNNYLGSLNSGVEGVGVLQETSSATAGVQVTLPIFTGGRRSAQVRQAQSRSSQAIENYVAVERDVIAQTRGAYAAWQANERIIAATEQAVGANGLSLEGVRAENSVGTRSILDILNAEQEYLNAQVQLVSARRNSYVAAFSVLAAMGKAEARDLGIEGGALYDPEANYRRVKGQIWDWADDPKPQQVATDTKAVPAADASVPPSIDTALPQ
- a CDS encoding protein-L-isoaspartate O-methyltransferase codes for the protein MATKLSEMGAADMRAAMIDSQLRTNDVIDPAVIGAMGAVAREAHVPAALAGVAYMDRAIDLGAGRALNPPLVTGRLLVAADIRAGQRVLLIGAATGYTAALLARLGAEVHAVEEAADLLAAARAATPGATIHWTEGSLAAGAPKAAPFDRIIIDGAIEILPDALTAQLVEGGRIVAAQRDGSVTRLVQGVKTGGAVALRSFADMDVAPLPGFAAPKGFRF